The genomic DNA CGCTGGCCATGATGGATGCGGGCGTGCCGGTCAAGGATCACGTGGCGGGCGTCGCCATGGGCCTGATCCTGGACCAGGGCAAGTTCGCCGTGCTGACGGACATCCTGGGTGACGAAGATCACCTGGGCGACATGGACTTCAAGGTGGCGGGTACCGTCAACGGCATCACCGCGCTGCAGATGGACATCAAGATCCAGGGCATCACCAAGGAAATCATGCAGGTCGCGCTGGCCCAGGCCCGTGATGGCCGCCTGCACATCCTGGACAAGATGCGTGAAGCCCTCGATGGTTCGCGCACCGAGCTCTCGACGTTCGCGCCGCGCATGCTCAGCATGAAGATCAACCCCGAGAAGATCCGCGACGTGATCGGCAAGGGCGGCGCCACCATCCGCGCGCTGACCGAAGAAACCGGCACGCAGATCGACATCTCGGATGACGGCACCATCGTCATCTCGAGCGCCGACCTGGATCGCGCCCGCGAAGCCCAGCGCCGCATCACCGACCTGACCGCCGACGTCGAAGTCGGCCAGGTCTATGACGGCTCGGTGCTGCGCCTGCTGGACTTTGGCGCCATCGTGCAAGTGCTGCCGGGCCGTGATGGCCTGCTGCACATCTCGGAGATCGCCAACTACCGCATCGCCAACATCAACGACGTGCTGAAGGTCGGCCAGGCCTTGCGCGTCAAGGTGATCGAAGCCGATGAAAAGGGCCGTCTGCGCCTGTCGGTCAAGGCCATCGGCGGCATCGAAGCCCAGGGCGGCGCCGCCGCTCCGGCCGAAGCCGCGCCGCAAGGCGAACCGCAAGCCTGAGGTTTGCAATCGCTGTAGGCAGGAACGGCGCCTTCGTGAACTGACCCCCAGAAGTTGGACAGTTTAAAAGGTCAGGCGGCCAAGGCCTGAGTTCGGTATTGCACCGGGCTCAGGCCTTTTAGTTTGAGCCGGATACGCTGGTGGTTGTAGTAGTGGATGAACTGGCCGATGGCTTTCTGTAGCTGGTCGATGCTGTCGTAGCGGTTCAGGTAGAAGCACTCGGTCTTGAGCGTGGCGAACCAGCTCTCCATGGCGGCGTTGTCCAGGCAGTTGCCCTTGCGCGACATGCTTTGCGTGAGGCCACGATCGGCCAGCATGCGCCGGTAGCTGGGCTGCTGGTACTGCCAGCCCTGGTCCGAGTGCAGCAGCGGTTGGTCGCCCGGCGACAGGCGGCGCATCGCCTTCTTGAGCATGTTGCCCACCAGCCCGAACAACGGACGCTCGCTGGTCTCGTAGGCCACGATCTCACCGTTGTACAGGTCCATCACCGGCGACAGATACAGCTTCTGGCCGCGCACGTTGAACTCCGTCACGTCGGTGACCCACTTCTGGTTCGGACGGTCGGCCTCGAACTGGCGCGCCAGCACGTTCGGCGCCACGCGGCCTACCTCGCCTCGGTACGAGCGATACCTCTTCGGCCGCACCAAGGACTTCAGTCCCAACGCCCGCATCAGCTTCTGCACCGTCTTGTGGTTCACGCACTGGCCGGCCTGGCGCAGCGCGGCCGTGATGCGTCGGTAGCCGTAGCGGCCCTTGTGGCGCGCATAGACGGCACTGATCCTGGCCTTGAGCCCCGCAGACTTGTCTGCCACGCCCCGCGCCTTCAAGTGGTAGTAGAACGTGCTGCGCGAGAGTCCTGCGACTGCCAGCAGCACACCTACGCGATGCTCTTGCCTCAACCCAGCGATCAACTGCGCTTTTTCTGCGCTGCCGCCCTCTTTTGCTGGATCAAGGCATCGAGCTTTTTTAG from Orrella dioscoreae includes the following:
- a CDS encoding IS3 family transposase (programmed frameshift), translating into MAKYDERFKLKVVKEYLSGSGGSKTVGARHGLGHATVRRWVSSYREHGVCGLRRKGASYDAAFKLQVLNRMWREGWSLTQTAAAFDIRSASHIGRWERQYHEGGNEALEHRRRGCRAMSDQSVKPSGPTAPEQKTLEEVLKENEYLRAENAYPKKARCLDPAKEGGSAEKAQLIAGLRQEHRVGVLLAVAGLSRSTFYYHLKARGVADKSAGLKARISAVYARHKGRYGYRRITAALRQAGQCVNHKTVQKLMRALGLKSLVRPKRYRSYRGEVGRVAPNVLARQFEADRPNQKWVTDVTEFNVRGQKLYLSPVMDLYNGEIVAYETSERPLFGLVGNMLKKAMRRLSPGDQPLLHSDQGWQYQQPSYRRMLADRGLTQSMSRKGNCLDNAAMESWFATLKTECFYLNRYDSIDQLQKAIGQFIHYYNHQRIRLKLKGLSPVQYRTQALAA